tgtgtatgtatatatatatatatatatatatatagcagttgAGTGAAATAAAATTTCGGTCTCACTTGTTACTAAAGCTAATATTAATAATTAGTATTGCACTGTTTTGAATTTGCACTGATGATCAAGCCgttcttccctctttttttccttaacagaTTATAGATAAAGTAACTCCTGAGACGTTAATAGAGTGGACTAGCGTGGGGCGTATGGAAGAGAGGGCCGTGGACTTGCACTTGCCCCGGTTCCGGGTGGCGGGCACTTACGACCTGGAAGCCACCTCCGCGGGGCTGTGCGCTGCCGGCCTCTCGGGGAGCCCCGAGGGTGCCGGGCTGCGCGCCCAGAGGCTGCTGCACAGGTCGGTGCTGGAGCTGACCGAGGCGGGCACGGAGGCTGCGGCCGCCACCGCTGTGGGCTTCGCCGTCACGCCGGCCCAGGACTGGGAACGTTTTCACTGCAATCACCCTTTCCTGTTCTTCATCAGGCACAACAAGTCCGACAGCGTCCTTTTCTTTGGCCGATTTTCTTCTCCTTAGTACAGTCCCTGCCTTGGCGTAAAGCAACCACCACCACCGGTGCCGGGGTGTTCACAGGCTTATGGAAATACCcgctctttaaaaaattgttttacttgAATTCCAGCCTTACCATCAAAATCAATGATTAATGACTGCAGTAGTGTATATATTTACAGTTTTTCCTGAAACGGAAATGTTTTGCTTGTGATGTGCAGATAGCAGGTCAACTCAAGGCTCCTTAATGACCTTCCACTGTTTTCCTGTAGGAAATCAATGCCTTGTACTTTCGTGCACTAATGGCGAGGAGCAGTCTCTTTGGTGAAGACTGTGGACTAGGGGTTTTGAGACGCCCACCAGTTCTAATATTTTGGTAGATTATAATACCggagtaaaagaaaacaaaaatttgtatTCAGTTCATGTGtggcttttttatttcttagcaTATAGTGCGGCAAACTGAGCCTAGGAAAGAGAATAGAGAAACACGTTagcaaaacataaattaaaactcaaaacgccaaacaaaataaaacaatctgCCAGGCAGAGAGGATTCCCGTATGTTCGTCCTCAGCTCCAACAGTGGATTATTCCTTGTCAATTTCATGAGCATTTTGATATTGTGAAATAAATGTGATCATAAAGCACACCATTTTAAGCCTAGAACTTGACAAATTTTGATAAATTCGCACATGAAAACACTATCACACCCAGAATGCAGAACACTTGCATCATCCTCCAAGGTTCTTTGCTCTGCTTCTGAGTCAGCTGTCCCTGAACAGACCCTGCTCCGCCAACAGCTGACCTGCCTCCAATCGCTCCAGGGCGGATCTGGGCTCAGACTGTGTCCTCTCTCCTGCCTGGCTTCTGTCGCCCGGCACTGTGTTTTCAGATTCATAAGGCTAGTTGGGATATCAGTAGTTGATTACTTTCTACTGACAAGCAGTGTCCCATCATCTGGATAaaccacatttgtttatccatttactcaTTGACAGGCATTTTTGTTGCTTCCAGGGTATGGCAGCTATACATAATAATTGTTgtagagttgctcagttgtgtccaaatcttttgtgaccccatggactgtagcctgccagactccccagtccctgggattctccagacaagaatactggagtgggtagccatttccttcc
The Ovis aries strain OAR_USU_Benz2616 breed Rambouillet chromosome 23, ARS-UI_Ramb_v3.0, whole genome shotgun sequence genome window above contains:
- the SERPINB13 gene encoding serpin B13 isoform X5 → MDPFCSCCCSFAEKIKDLLPDGSLSSSIKLVVVNVIYFKGQWDREFKKENTKEEEFWLNKSTSKSVLMMTQRQSFSFKTLEDVPAKILGLPYRNHDLSMFLLLPNDIDGLEKIIDKVTPETLIEWTSVGRMEERAVDLHLPRFRVAGTYDLEATSAGLCAAGLSGSPEGAGLRAQRLLHRSVLELTEAGTEAAAATAVGFAVTPAQDWERFHCNHPFLFFIRHNKSDSVLFFGRFSSP